The following is a genomic window from Actinomadura sp. WMMB 499.
CGTCTGGTGGACGTCGCGCAGGACGTCATCGTCCGCGAGGTCGACTGCGGCACCGACCGCACGATCCCGTTCGAGGTCGGCGAGCGGCTGCCGGACGGCACGCTGGTCAAGCTCGCCACGACCGAGACCGCGCTGGTCGGCCGCACCATCGCCGAGGACGTCGAGGTGGACGGCACGGTGATCTTCCCGGCCGACACCGACCTGTCGGACTCGGTCGTCACGCGCCTGGTCGACGCGGGGGTGGAGAGCGTCCGCACCCGCAGCGCCCTGGTCTGCGAGGCGAAGATCGGTGTCTGCGCCGCCTGCTACGGCCGCTCGCTGGCCACCGGCAAGCGGGTGGACGTCGGCGAGGCCGTCGGCATCATCGCGGCGCAGTCCATCGGTGAGCCCGGCACCCAGCTGACCATGCGGACGTTCCACACCGGCGGTGTCGCCGGCGGCGACATCACGCACGGTCTGCCGCGTGTCCAGGAGCTGTTCGAGGCCCGCATCCCCAAGGGTGTCGCCCCGATCAGCGAGGTCGCCGGCCGCGTCAAGATCGACGAGACGGAGAAGGCCCGCAAGGTCGTCATCGTCCCGAACGACGGGTCCGACGAGATCGCCTACCCGGTGCCGATGCGGTCCCGCCTCCTGGTGAAGGAGGGCGAGGGCGTCGAGGTCGGCCAGCAGCTCATCGCGGGTGCCATCAACCCGCACGAGGTGCTGCGCATCCTCGGCCCGCGCGCCGTGCAGCTCCACCTGGTCCAGGAGGTCCAGGAGGTCTACCGGTCGCAGGGCGTGTCGATCCACGACAAGCACATCGAGATCATCGTCCGCCAGATGCTGAAGCGGGTGAACATCCTCGAGTCGGGCGACACCGACCTGCTGCCGGGCGACCTGGTGGAGCGGCCGATCTTCGAGGAGACGAACCGCAACGTCGTCGCCGAGGGCGGCCAGCCCGCCGCCGGCCGTCCCGTCCTGATGGGCATCACCAAGGCCTCGCTCGCGACCGAGTCGTGGCTGTCGGCGGCGTCCTTCCAGGAGACGACCCGGGTGCTCACCGAGGCCGCGATGCACGCCAAGAGCGACCCGCTGCTCGGCCTCAAGGAGAACGTCATCATCGGTAAGCTCATCCCGGCCGGTACCGGCATGCCGCAGTACCGCAACGTCCGGGTCGAGCCCACCGAGGAGGCGAAGGCCGCGGTGTACTCCGTCGGCTCCTACGACGACGGCGCCGAGTACGCCTTCGGGCAGGGCTCCGGCGAGGCCGTGCCGCTGGAGGAGTACGACTTCGGGCAGTACAACCGGTAACCTGCGGTTCTCCGGTTTCGCGCACTGACGACGCGCAAGGCGAGGCCCCTTCCGACCGACGTCGGAAGGGGCCTCGCCCTTTGCACGTGTGCCCTATCGGGGGCGGGCACCTCCGGCGCGGCTCGCCGGACCGCTGGAGGCGGTCCGGCGAGCCGGGCCTTTCCCTTGGGGCCGCGTCAGCGGCGCGGGGTGAAGGTGTCGGTCGATTCGGTGAAGTTGGCGTCACCCGCGTACCGGACGGTCACGTCGCCTGAGTCCGGAAGCGAGTCCGGCGAGCACGTGGCCGCTCCCTTCTCGATCGTCCCGGTGCACAGCTCCGTCCCGTCGGCCGCCTGGAAGACGACCGTGCCGGTGGCGCGCTCGTCCAGTTCGGCTTCGAGCGTCGCTCGCTCGCCGCGGGCGTCGCCGTCGCCGCCCAGGTCGGGGTCGGCCTTGGCGACGGTCAGCGTCAGCTTCGCCGACGACGCACCGTACTCGCCGTCGCCCGAGTACCGCGCCGTCACCTCGTAGGTGCCTGCGCCCAGGTCGGCCGGCGTACGGCAATCGGCCCGCCCGCCGTCGACCTCCGCGTCGCACAGCACCGTGCCGTCACCGGTGGCGAACTCGACCGTGCCGGTCGCGTCCTTGGGCAGGTCGCGGGCGCGGAGACGGGTGTCCCGGCCGAACTCGGTGCTCTCGTCCCGGACGGACAGCGACGTGGCGGTGCGGTTCTCGCCGGTGCTGAACGACCAGACGGGCGAGGTGGTGCGGTAGCCGTCGGCGTCGGTCGCGTCGACGTACCAGCTGTAGCGGGTGTCGGGCTTCAGCTCGCCCGCCGGGACCGAGATCTCCGATCCGGACTCGGCGTCCCGCACGGTTCCGACCGTGGTGGTGGTCTTCGCCGTGATGCCCACGTAGTCGGTGCTCACCTTGCGGGTGGGCGCCTCCAGGGCGAGCGGGGCGGTGAAGTTCTCCAGCTCGGGGTCGTAGTAGTGGTTCCCGTCGGTCAGCACGGAGAACGTCTCGTTGTCGACGGTCTGGTTCTCGGTGTCGAACCCGACGGTCCGCATCCAGCCGCCGCCCGCGGTGGGCACGCCCTGGTAGTCGGCCAGCACCTCGACGATCACCCGCTCGCCCTCGCGCTTGACGTTCAGCGCGACGCCGGCGACGTGCCCGGACAGGATCATGTCGACGTTCGCGTTCGGCAGGACCAGCTCGTCGAAGATCCGCTGGCCGGGGCCGTAGTAGGCCCCGCCGACCGTGATGTACTGGTGCGTCCCGATGACCACGTTGTGCTCGGGGTGCGCCTTGATGATCTTGTCGGCCCAGGCGACCTCGGCGTCGTCCAGGCTCCAGTCCAGGTAGAGGACCAGGTAGTCGGCGCCGGGGGTCGACACGATGTCGTAGTGCTGGACGTTGTCGTCCACCGTGCCGCCGAACCACGGCTTGTCTTCGTAGCGGGACTCGCCGAAGTGCGTGCGGTAGACCTCGTAGTGGCCGTTGCCGATGTCGTGGTTGCCGGGAACGATCCCGTACGGGAAGTTCGCGTCGTCCCACGTCTTCATGATCCGGGACGCGTTCGTCCACTCCTGGGCCTGGCTCGCCGTCTGCACGATGTCCCCGGTGTGGACGCCGTACCCGATGTCCTTCGCGTACCGGTTCTTGATCGCCCAGTCCACCATCTTCTGGTAGGTCTCGGGCTCGCGCTCGGAGTAGAACTGCGTGTCGGTCATCCACGCGAACGTCGCGTCCTGCTCGGAGATCACCGACGCGGCGACGTCCTGCACCATCACCCGCGCCTTGCCGCCGCGGACGGTGTCGTTGACGCTCGCCTGCCCGCTCAGCGCGAGCTCCTTGCCGCCCTCGCCGTCGGCGAGCAGCTGCCACTTCTGGTCGGCGTAGTTCCAGACGGACAGAGCCGCGCGCTGACCGGACGGGACCGTCCCGTTCCAGTTCACGGTGTACCGCTGGGCCGCCAGGTTCGACGGCACCTCCATCTCGAACTGCTGGAACGGGTACGCGCGGTCGCCCTCGGTCGTGGTGACCTCGCCGTCCTTGGCCTTCAGCGCCTCGTAGGCCGCCTCGTCCACGGCCTCCCCGGCCGCCCGCTCCGGCGTCGCCGCCGTCGACGAGCCCTGCGTCGCCGTGTTGTTCCCGGCTCCGTAGTCGCCCGTGTAGGCCCACTTCACGGCGACGTCCATGGCGTCGCCCGCCGGGTCCTCGACGGTCACGCCGAGCGTCGTCCCGCTCGGGGAGACGTCCGTCGCGCCGTTGCCCGGCGTGGGGCCGGAGGGGGCCAGCGGGTAGTTGCCGATGGTCGAGAACGTGATCTTCCGCTCGCCCTCGTTGCCGAGCTCGTCGACGGCCTCGGCGACCAGCGTGTGCTCGCCGTCCTTGAGGTCGTCGGCGGTGAGCCGGTCGCCGTTGCTCACGGGCTTCCCGTCCAGCGACAGCTCCAGCGACTCGACGCCGTGCGGGTCGTCCGCCGTCACGTCGATGACGAACGGCTTCTCCTTGTACCGCTGGCCGGCCACCGGGCTGTTGAACGTCACCTCGGGCACGGTGTTGTCGACGGTCACGGTCGCGGTCGCCTTGCGGACGCTGCCTTCCTTCGTCGCGACGACCTCGTGCGTCCCGTCGGCCACCTGGGAGCTGTCCCAGACCGCCGCGTACTCCGTGCGGTAGGAGCCCGGGACGTCGAGGACGAACTCCTTGTAGTACGCCTTCGGGGTGATGTTGTCGCCGACCGGGATGATCTGCGTCGGCGGGACCGACGGGTCGGTGACCGTGCGGCCGCCGCCGAACTCCAGCCGCGCGTTGCGGATCTTGAAGTCGTCGTTGTTGTTCTCGCCGGCCTCGTCCACCGGGTCGACACCGCTGCCGGTGCGGACCCGGATGCGGTTCTCGCCGTTCACGAACCTGTCGATCGGGATCGTCACCTCGACGTTCCCGTAGCTGTTGACCGTCCCGACCTCGGGCTCCGCGACGATCTCGCCGTTCAGCCAGACCGTGTTGCGGAAGCTGCCGGTCTGGTAGCCGTCGGCCTCGAAGACGAACGTCGGGTCCGCGGACGGCCGCGCCTCGGTCGGCAGCTCCGTCCCGTCGACGCCGATCTTCACCGGGCCGTCCGAGGCCGCGACGATCTCGCGGGCCCCGCTGACCACGGCACCGTCGGCCAGGCCCATGGTGACAGGGGCGCCGTGGTCCACGTGGACCTCGGCCTCCGCCTTGCGGTCGCCGTCCGACGACGTCGCCGTCACCGTGTAGGTGCCGGCCTCCAGCGCGGTCGTGTTCCACGCATAGGTCGTCTGCGCCAGCAACTGCTCCGCCGGCATGTCGATCGCCCAGTCGTGGGACGTCGACATGTTCGCGCTGTCGCCGATCCGGACGACCGTCGACGGGGACACCGACGGGTCCGCCGCGCTCGTCGCGTCCGCGAACTCCAGCCGGAGGTTCCGCACGTTGAAGTCGTCGTTGTTGTTGACGGGGTCGTCCGGCATCGTCTTGCTGCCGGTGAGCACGCGGACCGTGTTCCCGCCCGCCTTGAACGCCGACGCCGGGACCGACGCCCGGATCGAGGTGTAGCCCGACACGTCCCCGGGCGGCTGCGCCACCTTCGCGCCGTTCACCCAGACGGTGTTGATGTGCCCCGCGCCGGCCTGCCAGCCGTCGGCCTCGAAGACGACGTCGATCTTCGCCTCGGCCTGCGCGGTCTCCTGCTCGTCGCCGTTGATCGACAGCGAGACGGGCTCGCCGCCGCCCTCCCGGTCGGTCGCCGCCAGCGGGACCTGCCCGGTCAGGACGTCGCCGTCCTTCACCGAGAGCCAGATGCCGTCCTCGACGGTCCCGGTCGCCGCCAACGCGGCCCCGGCGCCGGTGAACGCCAGCGCCAGGCCCGCGAGCGCCGCCACGGGCGCACGGAGACGTCGCCACGTTCTGTGACGTGATCTCATTCCTTGCCTTTCTAGAGTGCCACCAGATTGCTCACCGCGACCGCGGTGATCGCGCAGCCGGCGATGGTGATGCCGGATGCCGCGAACAGGGGGGCCAGCCGGGACGCGAGTCGCACGGCGGCACGGGAACGGCCAACCCGCAGCACCAGGGCGCGGCCGTAGAGCGCGGTCAGGCCGACGGCGCACAGCACCGCCGCCATCCCGGCGCCGAAGATCATGACGAGCGTCAGCGCGAGGCCGGAGCGTCCGCTGAACAGGCCGGTGATGAGGACGAGGAAGGCCGAGGGGGACGGGGTCAGGCCCCCGGCCGCGCCGAGGAGGAGAAGGCCGGGACGGCTGGGGCCGTGGGTGTGCCCGTGCCCGTGCCCGTGCCCGTGGCCGTGGCCGTGGCCGTGGTCGTGCCCGGGGGCTCTGGTGAGGTGGCGGTGCAGCAGCCAGCCGCCCAGGACGACGACGGAGACGCCGACGACCACCTGCAGGCCGCCCGTCAACTCCTCCATCCGGATCACGTCCGAGAGGGAGAGGAACGTCCACGCGACCGCGATCACCAGGACCGACACCGTGTGCATCACCGCGACGCTCGCCCCGAGGTACGCGGCGTCGCGCACGCGCCCGTCCGTCCCGATCAGGTAGGCGGCCGCGAGGCTCTTGCCGTGGCCGGGTCCGATCGCGTGCAGCGCCCCGGCCAGGAACGCCACCACGATCGCCGCCGGAGCGAAGCCGGGCGAGTCGACGAACGCGACGAGCCGGTCGCCGAACCCGTCGCCGATCACGCCGCGCTCCGGCGGCGCCGCCACCAGAACGCCCCGGCGCCCGCCGCGGCCACGACCGCGATCGGGACGCCCAGCCGCAGCACCGTCCCCGGCGTCCGGGCCGCCGACGAGCCGTCCAGCGACCACGTGTGCGTCGGCTCCGACCCGGTGTAGGTGTGCCGCTCGCCGCCGTCGCCGCTGGCGAGCGTCCGGTACGCGGGATGCAGGTCGAGGAGCGTCCGCACGGTGACCTCGGCCGACGCCACCGCGGCCGGGCAGTCGAACTCCAGCCGGGCGCCGTCCTCGGCGAGGTTCGCGGCCGACACGAACCTGCCCGTGCACGCCGTCCCGCCCGACTTCACCTGGATGTTCTTCACCAGGTACTCGCCGAACCTCCCCGACTTCGCGAGCGTGACCGCGTCCGACTCGTCCGACTCCTCCGGTACCAGCGCGCCGTCCTTGAAGACGTAGGTCCGCTTGGCCTTCAGCACCCGCAGCGCGAGCGCGAGCGCCGTCAGGTCGTCGCCCGCCGCCCGCCAGCGCGCGTGCACGGTCGCCCCTTCGGCGCTCACCTCGAGCGTCTGCGGATCGCCGAACGGGTGCGCCCGAGCCGGGCTCGCGTCGAGAAGGGGCAGGACGCAGGCGAGGGCGATGCAGGCGAGCGCCGTCCGCAGGCGGCGGATCCGGGGCGTCGTCCCGTCCGTTCGAAGATCGCGCATGTGCGCAGACGCTAAGAAGGGCCGGAGTGCGTCACCCGATGGGAACGAAGATCCTTCGCGTCCGTTCGATGAACATTCAAGAATCTTGGAACTCGGGCGTGCGGCGGGGAGGGGTCAGTTCGGGGGGGGTGCCGGGCCGAACCGCGCTGTCGACCCGGCGCCACCAGAGATGATTACGCAGCGTAAGTATCGCTCACAGTGTCGCGTGAGGCACATGATGTATCGCCCGCGTGACACGGTTGTGCGACGTAGGCAACGATCACGCAGCGGGTAGGCCGGGACGGGCTCACCAGGGCAGGGGGCGGCCGTCGCGGAAGAAGCCGCCGGTGGGGCCGTCGTCGGGGAGGGTGGCGGCCCAGACGACGCCCGCGGCGCCGTCGGCGACGGGGCGCCCGCCGGGGCCGCCCATGTCGGTGGCGACCCACCCCGGGCAGACGGCGTTGACAAGGACGCGGTCGTGCCGGAGTTCGGCGGCGAGCATCCGGGTGAGGGCGTTCAGGGCGACCTTGGACGCGGTGTAGGCCGGGGTGCCGCCGCCCATGTTCGTCAGGGAGGCGACCTCGCTGGAGACGTTGACGATCCGGCCGTGCCCGCTCGCGCGCAGTAGCGGCAGCATCGCCTGGACCAGCCGCCACGCGCCGTAGAGGTTCGTCTCCGCGGCCTCCCGGACGGTGTCGAGGTCGGCGTCGGCGGCGCGCTGCCACGTGTCGTAGGTGATCGCGGCGTTGTTCACGAGGGCGTCGAGGCGGCCGTACCGTTCGCCGATCTCCGCCGCGGCCCGCGCGGCGTCGTCCGCGGAGGTGACGTCCAGCCTCAGCGGACGGACGTCCGCGGGGACGGAGCCGGGGGAGCGGGCGGCCCCGACGACGGTGTGCCCGCGTCCCGCGAGTTGCGCGCACACCTCCCGTCCGATGCCCCGGTTCGCTCCGGTGACCAGCGCGATCATTCTTCCGGCTCCTCTCGCCAGCGACGGGACGATCATGTGCCCGCAGGCGCTACCGCGTCCAATACCGCGCGTGATAACCGTTTGCCATGGACCGTCCACCTGCGCGTGGTCGCCCGCGAGGACCGCTGGGTCGCCCTCCGCGAGGACCACCGGCTCGCCGGACGCGACGCGGTGGACTTCGCCGAGCTCCTGGACGAACCGTTCCTCGCCCTCCCGGAGAGCGCGGGCCCGCTGCGCGACCACTGGCTCGGCGGCCCGCACCGCGGGGGCCGTCCGGCGCGGATCGGCGCGACGGTCGCCAACGCCGATGAGACCTTCACCGCGATCGAGGAGGGCAGCGGCATCGTCCTGCCGGCCGCCGGGAACGCGGCGATCTACCGCCGGCCGGGCGTCCGGGCCGTCCCGGTGACCGGCCTGCCGCCGTCCGAACTGGCCGTCGCGTGGCGCCGCGGCGACGACCGGACGGTCGTGCGCGACTTCGTCGACGCCCTGCCGGCGGCCCCGTGACCTGGGGAATTCGTCGTTTTCTTGACGTTTGACCGCGTTTTGCTCCACGAGGGGCCGGGGACTTACGTCATTGCCGACAAACATGCATTTCGGGGGAGGAAACGCATGAAGAGGGTCATGACTGGAGCCCTGGTCGCCGCCGCCATGGTCGCCGCGGGGGTGGTGAGCGGCACCGCCGCGGCCGCCCAGCCGCAGCAGCAGACGCAGCAGACCAGGGACTGCCGCACCTACGCGAGCACCACCGTGTGCGGCGATCTCCAGCTCAACGAGAAGCAGCGCGCGTGCGTGACCTCCAGCGTCCAGCTCGGCATGACCGAGCGCAGGGCCGAGGTGGAGTGCCGGGCCACCGGCTGAGGGCCACGTCACGGGCCCGCTCCACAGCCTGTGGGGCGGGCCTTCGCCCGTCCGGTCGCTCTGTGGACGGCGGCGCGTCGACCAAGGCCGGTCCGGTCCCGCGCTTTCGGCCGCCGCCTCGCGCGGAGCCTACGTTCGGTCGCATGTCGGTGATTCGGCGGAACGCCCCGGTGATCGGCCTCTTCCAGCTGGCCCCCTTCGTCGGCGAGTACCTCCTCGGCAACCTGTCCGCGAGCGAGTTGCCGTTCGGGCTCGTGCCGGCGCCGCTGTACGGCGGCGGCCGACCTCGCGGGCAACGCCGCCTTCGGGACGATCGGGGTCGTGATCCTCGTCATGGCCGGGCGCGCGGCGCGGGACGCCCGTGGCGGAGCCGACGTCCGGGGGCGCGAGGGGTGGTGATCGTCGCCGCGGCGATGCATTGTGGACTGGGCGGCACCCGTTTTCGGAGGGTGATTCCTAGCGCAGGGTGGTGATTTGCGATCGCACCGGCGAACGGGGCAGTCTGGGGACCGAGAATGCCCACGCGTGGCGAGACAGCTACGAGGGGAAACCGAGATCATGTCCGGAGACCGCGTTATGCGCCGCGCGTCTCCGGGCGCACCGGGAGCCGAGGAGCCCCGGGACGACGGCGCTGAAGGAGCCCGACGATGACCGAGAATGACGGCGCGCAGGGACCGCAGCGGCCGTTGCCGGAAGACGAGGGCCATGTCACGCCCCCGGAGGGGCAGGGAGAGCAGCCTCCCGCCCGTCCGCTGGGCGAGCGCACGGTGGTGTTCGGCGCTCCGCAGCTCGGCGGGCAGACCGCCCGCCCCGCGCCGCAACAGCCCGCGCCGCAGCAGCCGCAGCAGCCCCCCGCCCCGCCGCAGCAGCCGCCCGCCGGGCAGCAGCCGCCGCCCGCCCCGCCGCAGCCGCCGTACGGGCAGCCGCAGGGGGAGCGCCCGGTGGCCCCGCCCCCGCCGACCATGGTGGAACAGCCCGTCCAGCAGCTGGGCGAGCAGCCGCCGCCCCCTCCGCCGCAGCCGTACGGCCGGCCCGCGCAGGAGGCCGGCGGGTATCCGCCGCCGGAACAGCAGCAGCAGCAGTACGGGCAGCCTCCGCAGCAGCCCGGGTACCCGCAGCAGCCCGCATACGGCTCCCCGCCGGAGCAGCCGCCGTTCGGGCAGCAGCAGCCCTACGGGACGTCCACGGGCGGGTTCCCGCCGGTCGAGCCGCGTGGGCCGGAGGGCCCGCCGCCGTCCGAGCCGCCCGCTCCCCAGGCGCCCCCTGAGCAGCCGGAGCAGTCGCTCGCCGACCGGACGCAGATCGTCCCGGGCCCCGGCACGGGCGAGCAGGAGAAGCCCCGTCCCGTGGTGGACGACCAGGCGACCCTGCACTGGTCGCCCGGTACCGACATCCCGGTCGCGACCGGTCCCGAGCGCAGGCAGGAACCGCCG
Proteins encoded in this region:
- a CDS encoding Ig-like domain repeat protein — translated: MAALAGLALAFTGAGAALAATGTVEDGIWLSVKDGDVLTGQVPLAATDREGGGEPVSLSINGDEQETAQAEAKIDVVFEADGWQAGAGHINTVWVNGAKVAQPPGDVSGYTSIRASVPASAFKAGGNTVRVLTGSKTMPDDPVNNNDDFNVRNLRLEFADATSAADPSVSPSTVVRIGDSANMSTSHDWAIDMPAEQLLAQTTYAWNTTALEAGTYTVTATSSDGDRKAEAEVHVDHGAPVTMGLADGAVVSGAREIVAASDGPVKIGVDGTELPTEARPSADPTFVFEADGYQTGSFRNTVWLNGEIVAEPEVGTVNSYGNVEVTIPIDRFVNGENRIRVRTGSGVDPVDEAGENNNDDFKIRNARLEFGGGRTVTDPSVPPTQIIPVGDNITPKAYYKEFVLDVPGSYRTEYAAVWDSSQVADGTHEVVATKEGSVRKATATVTVDNTVPEVTFNSPVAGQRYKEKPFVIDVTADDPHGVESLELSLDGKPVSNGDRLTADDLKDGEHTLVAEAVDELGNEGERKITFSTIGNYPLAPSGPTPGNGATDVSPSGTTLGVTVEDPAGDAMDVAVKWAYTGDYGAGNNTATQGSSTAATPERAAGEAVDEAAYEALKAKDGEVTTTEGDRAYPFQQFEMEVPSNLAAQRYTVNWNGTVPSGQRAALSVWNYADQKWQLLADGEGGKELALSGQASVNDTVRGGKARVMVQDVAASVISEQDATFAWMTDTQFYSEREPETYQKMVDWAIKNRYAKDIGYGVHTGDIVQTASQAQEWTNASRIMKTWDDANFPYGIVPGNHDIGNGHYEVYRTHFGESRYEDKPWFGGTVDDNVQHYDIVSTPGADYLVLYLDWSLDDAEVAWADKIIKAHPEHNVVIGTHQYITVGGAYYGPGQRIFDELVLPNANVDMILSGHVAGVALNVKREGERVIVEVLADYQGVPTAGGGWMRTVGFDTENQTVDNETFSVLTDGNHYYDPELENFTAPLALEAPTRKVSTDYVGITAKTTTTVGTVRDAESGSEISVPAGELKPDTRYSWYVDATDADGYRTTSPVWSFSTGENRTATSLSVRDESTEFGRDTRLRARDLPKDATGTVEFATGDGTVLCDAEVDGGRADCRTPADLGAGTYEVTARYSGDGEYGASSAKLTLTVAKADPDLGGDGDARGERATLEAELDERATGTVVFQAADGTELCTGTIEKGAATCSPDSLPDSGDVTVRYAGDANFTESTDTFTPRR
- a CDS encoding cobalt transporter, whose translation is MAAPPERGVIGDGFGDRLVAFVDSPGFAPAAIVVAFLAGALHAIGPGHGKSLAAAYLIGTDGRVRDAAYLGASVAVMHTVSVLVIAVAWTFLSLSDVIRMEELTGGLQVVVGVSVVVLGGWLLHRHLTRAPGHDHGHGHGHGHGHGHGHTHGPSRPGLLLLGAAGGLTPSPSAFLVLITGLFSGRSGLALTLVMIFGAGMAAVLCAVGLTALYGRALVLRVGRSRAAVRLASRLAPLFAASGITIAGCAITAVAVSNLVAL
- a CDS encoding SDR family NAD(P)-dependent oxidoreductase; amino-acid sequence: MIALVTGANRGIGREVCAQLAGRGHTVVGAARSPGSVPADVRPLRLDVTSADDAARAAAEIGERYGRLDALVNNAAITYDTWQRAADADLDTVREAAETNLYGAWRLVQAMLPLLRASGHGRIVNVSSEVASLTNMGGGTPAYTASKVALNALTRMLAAELRHDRVLVNAVCPGWVATDMGGPGGRPVADGAAGVVWAATLPDDGPTGGFFRDGRPLPW
- a CDS encoding LysR substrate-binding domain-containing protein, which translates into the protein MPWTVHLRVVAREDRWVALREDHRLAGRDAVDFAELLDEPFLALPESAGPLRDHWLGGPHRGGRPARIGATVANADETFTAIEEGSGIVLPAAGNAAIYRRPGVRAVPVTGLPPSELAVAWRRGDDRTVVRDFVDALPAAP